One Anabas testudineus chromosome 15, fAnaTes1.2, whole genome shotgun sequence genomic window carries:
- the LOC113158932 gene encoding LOW QUALITY PROTEIN: stonin-1 (The sequence of the model RefSeq protein was modified relative to this genomic sequence to represent the inferred CDS: deleted 1 base in 1 codon), whose amino-acid sequence MCTNYSNWVTFEDDNTPLSPPQKPLQSSEIIKASVPRPNGLKLVLPPIKDTSWSFSRSLESPQSSSSLSGNSCVPCSTSLCTPVSGGPSSVSPFHCNRWEKNDFFRSLSSTSTTSASSPAPEAFNQTSDGPIPFPSFQGHTGHYNPFWDGSRHSADVGSSSSDSESENSLPRFFIRTKDGSEPPRAELQSSFSYVCDKLQGLRAETDHETETENDEQRQLGCKEKVLIEGSSQFVPHGLFRSQRRDGWPVMLRIPEKKNRMSSRQWGPIYLRLLPGGVLQMYYEKGLEKPFKEFQLLPQCRLSDIKLESYSEPRKVLTVKVEHFSYIEKKRYHPKLEVSHEAEVEQLLKFGSTVHDDMEDLVVSMEEEIFKLCMPHQQRRHYEEQELSLQITDRIWVQLDKFGEVIERTAFTQIHCLAFLNGLGDCFLALNDIGLQRSDSSYASEEGTELWMEIADCHFHKCVNEVEFHRSRLIKFTPPDACRVELMRYKTTMLGCTEIPFSIKAVVTVQGAYVELQAFLNMSATFISSLGGCNTYPLCENVVIRVPVPGDWVRVTQTVALLRQRSLKARMNRNACLGSVSAADSQPVIQVSIGTVKYENVYSAIVWRIDRLPAKNMAVNHPHSLSCKLELGSDQDIPSDWYPFVTMECEIMGAVVSQTRVKSLGTENDIQPQKHLTSWTRYHCQVEVEKKWIETESQRQSGCMTQ is encoded by the exons ATGTGCACCAATTATTCAAACTGGGTCACATTTGAAGATGACAACACACCACTGTCACCACCTCAGAAGCCCCTACAGTCATCAGAGATTATCAAAGCATCAGTACCACGTCCAAATGGTCTGAAATTAGTGCTTCCTCCAATCAAAGACACTTCCTGGAGCTTCAGTCGTTCCCTGGAATCCCCTCAAAGCAGCTCAAGTCTTAGTGGAAATTCCTGTGTGCCATGTAGCACATCCCTTTGCACTCCGGTGAGTGGGGGTCCAAGCAGCGTGTCCCCATTTCACTGTAACCGGTGGGAAAAGAACGATTTCTTCCGGAGTTTGTCAAGCACATCAAccacctctgcctcctctcctgcACCAGAAGCCTTTAATCAAACCTCAGATGGACCAATTCCTTTCCCTTCTTTCCAGGGACACACAGGACACTATAACCCTTTCTGGGATGGATCTAGACACAGCGCAGATGTGGGCAGCTCCTCGTCAGACTCAGAATCTGAAAACAGTCTACCACGTTTCTTTATTCGGACCAAAGATGGCAGTGAACCCCCACGTGCCGAACTCCAGAGCTCTTTTTCCTATGTTTGCGACAAACTGCAAGGTCTGCGAGCAGAAACGGAtcatgaaacagagacagaaaatgatgagCAGAGGCAGCTAGGTTGCAAAGAGAAGGTATTAATCGAGGGTTCATCTCAGTTTGTTCCCCATGGTCTGTTTCGTAGCCAGAGGAGAGACGGTTGGCCTGTCATGCTCAGGATTCCCGAAAAAAAGAACCGCATGTCTTCTCGACAGTGGGGGCCGATCTATCTCCGCTTGTTGCCA GGTGGTGTGCTGCAGATGTACTATGAGAAAGGGCTAGAGAAGCCATTCAAAGAGTTTCAGCTTCTTCCCCAATGTAGGCTCTCGGATATCAAACTGGAAAGCTACAGTGAACCCCGCAAAGTCCTCACAGTCAAGGTGGAACATTTCTCCTACATAGAAAAGAAACGCTATCACCCCAAGTTGGAGGTTAGTCATGAGGCAGAGGTAGAGCAGCTGCTCAAGTTTGGCTCCACAGTGCATGATGACATGGAGGACCTGGTCGTCTCCATGGAAGAGGAAATCTTCAAACTGTGTATGCCCCATCAACAGAGGCGGCACTATGAGGAGCAGGAGCTATCGTTGCAGATCACTGATCGTATCTGGGTACAACTGGATAAGTTTGGAGAAGTCATAGAGCGAACAGCCTTCACCCAGATTCACTGTCTCGCTTTTCTGAATGGACTAGGAGATTGTTTTCTCGCCCTTAATGATATCGGGCTGCAGCGCTCGGACTCCAGCTATGCATCTGAGGAGGGTACTGAACTCTGGATGGAGATTGCTGACTGCCATTTTCACAAATGCGTTAATGAGGTGGAGTTCCATAGGTCGCGGCTCATTAAGTTCACACCCCCTGATGCCTGCAGAGTGGAACTGATGCGGTACAAGACAACAATGCTAGGTTGCACAGAAATTCCCTTCTCAATAAAAGCTGTGGTAACAGTCCAAGGTGCCTATGTGGAGCTCCAGGCTTTTCTTAACATGTCAGCTACGTTCATTTCCTCCTTGGGGGGGTGTAATACGTACCCACTGTGTGAGAATGTAGTGATTCGTGTGCCGGTGCCAGGTGACTGGGTGAGAGTGACACAGACTGTGGCCTTACTCCGACAGAGGTCACTGAAGGCCCGTATGAATAGAAATGCCTGTTTGGGCTCCGTCAGTGCTGCAGACTCACAGCCTGTCATACAGGTGTCAATCGGTACCGTCAAGTACGAGAACGTATACTCAGCTATTGTGTGGAGGATCGACAGACTTCCTGCAAAGAATATGG CAGTGAATCATCCCCATTCACTTTCTTGCAAGTTAGAGCTGGGATCTGATCAGGATATCCCAAGTGACTGGTACCCTTTTGTCACGATGGAATGTGAAATTATGGGCGCGGTTGTGTCACAGACCAGGGTGAAGTCACTGGGCACTGAGAACGACATCCAGCCGCAGAAACATTTGACCAGCTGGACACGCTATCATTGTCAG GTTGAAGTGGAGAAAAAATGGATTGAAACTGAGTCACAGAGGCAATCGGGCTGTATGACGCAGTGA
- the gtf2a1l gene encoding TFIIA-alpha and beta-like factor, whose translation MLSNTGPVAKLYLSIIDDVIESMRELFLDEGLEDRVLDDLRHLWESKMMQSKAMEDFRKNNINSSNFVLQLPASYSQTDQELTASVVIPANRNLHSFPVKNTSEALATFSLPAGLAYPVQIPAGVTLQTASGQLYKVNVPVVVTQAPAGQQPVCQPTQKVTDWRDVPTPPAVTVPPNTIHPQEVAPPSVPVTSVKQLPQPKNSLAPSQEVNVLLQSQPPAGEVSQLQGGSSPQPEVTVEENEPPEPVNLNMTASPCTQLLDFQIRAEESLTQAAHLKTRDIDDILKEVIEEEREKAERARNLASAKIGDQSETALGLDLVYNYSEISDIVQLDGPGDSSDIEDEEEGVPLEENDFLGIINAEAIKALQEGDGSSDGNSVSSSSDSEGADELYNVEEEDPLNSGDDVIEQDIPDLFDTDNVIVCQYDKIHRSKNRWKFHLKDGVMCYGGRDYVFSKAVGEAEW comes from the exons ATGCTGAGCAACACGGGCCCAGTG GCCAAACTCTACTTGTCCATAATTGATGATGTGATTGAGAGTATGAGGGAGCTCTTCTTGGATGAAGGGCTTGAAGACCGTGTCCTGGACGATTTGAGACAC CTTTGGGAGTCAAAGATGATGCAGTCAAAAGCAATGGAAGACTTCAGGAAAAATAATATCAACTCCTCCAACTTTGTGCTCCAACTCCCTGCCAGCTACAGTCAGACGGATCAAGAGCTCACAG CCTCAGTTGTTATTCCTGCAAATCGGAATCTCCACAGCTTCCCAGTCAAG AACACCTCAGAAGCACTTGCTACATTTTCTCTTCCTGCTGGCTTAGCTTACCCTGTGCAGATACCAGCTGGAGTTACTCTACAGACAGCCTCTG GTCAACTTTACAAGGTCAATGTTCCAGTTGTGGTTACTCAGGCCCCAGCAGGGCAGCAGCCTGTGTGCCAACCCACGCAGAAAGTCACTGACTGGAGGGACGTCCCTACCCCTCCAGCAGTTACAGTACCGCCAAACACTATTCATCCTCAGGAGGTGGCGCCTCCCTCTGTTCCAGTTACTTCTGTCAAACAGCTGCCACAGCCAAAAAACAGTTTAGCCCCAAGTCAGGAAGTCAATGTCCTCCTGCAGTCACAGCCTCCTGCTGGTGAAGTCTCACAGCTTCAGGGGGGCAGCTCTCCACAACCTGAGGTCACAGTAGAAGAAAATGAGCCACCTGAACCAGTGAACCTCAATATGACGGCTTCACCCTGCACCCAGCTATTAGACTTCCAGATCCGCGCCGAAGAGTCTTTGACCCAGGCGGCACACTTAAAGACCAGAGACATTGATGACATCTTGAAAGAAGTgatagaggaggagagagagaaagcagaaagagCGAGGAATCTGGCGTCTGCGAAGATTGGTGATCAGTCCGAGACAGCTCTTGGG CTGGACCTGGTCTACAACTACAGTGAGATCTCAGACATCGTTCAGCTGGACGGTCCTGGAGACAGCTCTGACAttgaggacgaggaggagggaGTTCCCCTGGAAGAGAACGACTTTCTGGGTATAATAAATGCAGAGGCCATAAAGGCCCTGCAGGAAGGAGATGGAAGCAGTGACGGCAACAGTGTCTCCTCCAGCAGTGACAGCGAGGGAGCAGATGAACTTTATAATGTAGAGGAAGAG GATCCGCTGAATTCAGGTGATGACGTGATTGAGCAAGACATCCCAGATCTGTTTGACACTGACAATGTAATCGTTTGCCAGTATGACAAA ATTCACCGCAGTAAGAACCGCTGGAAGTTTCATTTGAAAGATGGAGTAATGTGTTACGGCGGCAGGGACTACGTGTTCTCCAAAGCTGTTGGGGAAGCTGAGTGGTGA